In one Mycobacteroides chelonae genomic region, the following are encoded:
- a CDS encoding adenylate/guanylate cyclase domain-containing protein has translation MMVVCTIVGAAVVGIIAFQVGRNGLRTAVFTRLTEVRESQSRALAGQLSDLKNSLVIYSHGTTVSGALDAFTSGFDQLSNATVDPAQWQSVVNYYNSNFLKQTEQNSGVKLDAAAVLPTSNAQRYLQAIYTAQRKSDDVAIGLNDAHDGSAWSAANARYQEYFREIANRFQFQDALLLDTRGNIVYTAFKDVDLGTNILTGPYSGSKLHDAYQRALTSNDSDFVLFTDFEIYQPAENEPTAWIVAPVIPNDRATGVLALQFPVSKINSLMTFDKGWQAAGIGKTGESYLAGPDGLMRSDSRLFLEDPQRYKRDVVAAGTPTDVVDRAIRLGGTTLVQPVDSDATQAAQRGQSGTLIATNYLGQETLQAYAPLVLPDSDVHWSVIATVDTAEAFEHEVSFTKTIVVSTTGIIFAVCLAAAFFAQLFVRPIRRLEEGARRISAGDYTVAIPIETRDEIADLTKAFNEMSRSLTIKEDLLTEQRQENDRLLRSLMPEPFAERYRQGEELIATERHDVSVIFADIVGLDRLQAELASEDSLALVNDLVRQLDAASDDLGIERVRTAHNGYLGSCGLNTPRLDNVRRIIDFALACQGIIGRFNSETGHELSLRAGVDTGTVSSGLVGRPTMVYEMWGAAVNLAHQVKSGSPQQGIYVTSRVHDALRETFEFTSAGAVTVDGEEQPIWRLSENQ, from the coding sequence ATGATGGTGGTGTGCACCATTGTGGGGGCCGCGGTGGTCGGCATCATCGCTTTTCAGGTCGGCCGCAACGGACTGCGCACGGCGGTGTTCACCCGGCTGACGGAGGTGCGGGAGTCGCAATCGCGCGCGCTCGCGGGGCAGCTTTCGGATCTGAAGAATTCACTGGTCATCTATTCTCACGGGACGACCGTCTCGGGCGCACTCGATGCGTTCACCAGTGGCTTTGATCAGCTGTCCAACGCGACCGTCGATCCGGCGCAGTGGCAATCGGTCGTCAACTACTACAACAGCAACTTCCTCAAGCAGACCGAACAGAACAGCGGGGTCAAACTCGACGCGGCAGCGGTGCTGCCCACGTCCAACGCCCAGCGCTATCTGCAGGCCATCTACACGGCTCAGCGGAAATCCGATGATGTGGCGATCGGTCTCAACGACGCCCATGACGGCAGCGCCTGGTCGGCGGCGAACGCCCGCTATCAGGAGTACTTCCGCGAAATCGCCAACCGTTTCCAGTTTCAGGATGCGCTGCTGCTCGATACTCGCGGAAACATCGTCTATACCGCGTTCAAAGATGTCGACTTGGGTACCAACATACTGACGGGCCCGTACAGCGGATCGAAACTACATGACGCGTATCAGAGAGCGCTGACGTCCAACGATTCAGACTTTGTGCTGTTCACCGACTTCGAGATCTATCAGCCGGCGGAGAATGAGCCCACCGCCTGGATCGTGGCACCGGTCATCCCCAACGACAGGGCAACCGGTGTGCTGGCCTTGCAGTTCCCGGTGTCGAAGATCAACAGCCTGATGACCTTCGATAAAGGCTGGCAGGCAGCCGGTATCGGCAAAACCGGTGAGTCTTACCTGGCCGGCCCGGACGGTCTGATGCGTTCGGATTCACGTCTGTTCCTGGAAGATCCGCAGCGCTACAAGCGCGATGTCGTCGCGGCGGGAACTCCCACCGATGTGGTAGACAGGGCCATCCGGCTCGGTGGAACCACACTGGTGCAGCCGGTGGACTCCGATGCCACCCAAGCGGCACAACGTGGCCAATCGGGCACCCTGATCGCCACCAATTACCTTGGGCAGGAGACGTTACAGGCGTACGCACCGCTGGTGCTGCCGGACTCCGATGTGCACTGGTCGGTGATCGCGACGGTCGACACCGCGGAGGCATTCGAACACGAGGTGTCGTTCACCAAGACCATTGTGGTGTCGACCACCGGCATCATCTTCGCCGTCTGCCTGGCCGCCGCATTCTTCGCGCAGCTCTTCGTCCGCCCCATCAGGCGGCTGGAAGAAGGGGCCCGGAGAATCAGTGCCGGCGACTACACCGTTGCCATCCCGATCGAAACGCGTGATGAAATCGCGGATCTGACAAAAGCATTCAACGAAATGAGTAGAAGTCTGACCATCAAGGAGGACCTGCTCACCGAACAGCGCCAGGAAAACGACCGCTTGCTGCGATCGTTGATGCCCGAACCCTTCGCCGAACGGTACCGGCAAGGCGAAGAGCTCATTGCCACCGAACGTCATGACGTGTCGGTCATCTTCGCCGACATCGTCGGCCTGGATCGGCTCCAGGCCGAGCTGGCCTCCGAGGATTCACTGGCGCTCGTCAACGATCTGGTTCGCCAACTCGATGCGGCGTCCGATGATCTCGGAATCGAGCGGGTACGAACGGCACACAACGGTTACCTCGGAAGTTGCGGTCTCAACACTCCGCGGCTGGACAATGTGCGCAGGATCATCGACTTCGCCCTCGCATGCCAGGGAATCATCGGGCGATTCAATAGCGAAACCGGGCATGAACTGAGCCTGAGGGCAGGCGTCGACACCGGCACAGTCAGCAGTGGGCTTGTCGGACGTCCCACGATGGTCTACGAAATGTGGGGAGCGGCAGTCAATCTCGCGCACCAGGTGAAGAGTGGTTCGCCGCAGCAGGGTATTTACGTCACCTCGCGCGTGCACGATGCCCTTCGCGAAACCTTCGAGTTCACATCGGCCGGAGCCGTTACGGTCGACGGGGAAGAACAACCGATCTGGCGGCTGTCGGAGAATCAGTGA
- a CDS encoding SRPBCC family protein: MIDVQHQLNAVRRTVGTRTFQAREARVVTVSQTYDTNAEDLWDACTNAERIPRWFLPVTGDLRLGGHYSLEGNASGTVLTCDAPHSFSASWEAMGATSWIEVTITPESGDRATFTLEHISDISDDDEHWLQFGPGAVGVGWDSGILGLAGYLASPEDRITPEEGAAWAAGDEGRAFMAGSSERWYEAAVASGMDPAQARGMADRTTQAYTAG; encoded by the coding sequence GTGATCGACGTTCAGCATCAGCTCAACGCCGTCCGCCGCACGGTCGGCACCAGGACATTCCAGGCACGAGAGGCGCGCGTTGTGACGGTCAGTCAGACCTACGACACCAACGCCGAAGACCTATGGGATGCCTGTACCAACGCCGAACGCATCCCGCGGTGGTTCCTGCCGGTCACCGGAGACCTACGCCTCGGAGGCCATTACTCATTGGAGGGCAACGCATCTGGAACCGTGCTCACCTGCGATGCGCCGCATTCGTTCAGCGCGTCCTGGGAAGCCATGGGCGCCACCAGCTGGATCGAGGTGACGATTACCCCCGAGTCCGGCGACCGGGCCACCTTCACCCTGGAACACATCTCCGATATCAGCGACGACGACGAACACTGGCTGCAGTTCGGTCCGGGCGCTGTCGGAGTCGGTTGGGACTCTGGGATTCTGGGCCTGGCCGGATACCTCGCGTCACCGGAGGATCGGATTACTCCCGAAGAGGGAGCGGCCTGGGCGGCTGGCGATGAGGGGCGCGCATTCATGGCCGGCTCCAGCGAACGGTGGTACGAGGCGGCCGTTGCCTCCGGTATGGACCCAGCGCAGGCCCGAGGCATGGCAGATCGCACCACGCAGGCCTATACCGCGGGCTGA
- a CDS encoding APH(3'') family aminoglycoside O-phosphotransferase, giving the protein MDGRLIDLSAWEPVTTGESGALVYRSADRTRYAKAGGADLEAERDRIDWLSARDVPGPKVLEWTPGPSGPVLITSAVRGTPADQLDADDLDRAWPAIAEAVRRLHALPTAQCPFTRNLDAMMALARDVVARDAVNPDFLPDEDRDVPAAELLARIAADVPARLAQETGDLAVCHGDLCLPNILVAPDGFSVAGLIDLGRLGLADRHADLALLFANSRDTWPEDTRAATARGRFLDVYGTRADPDRLKFYLQLDPLTWG; this is encoded by the coding sequence CTGGACGGGCGTTTGATCGACCTCTCGGCCTGGGAACCTGTCACAACAGGGGAGTCTGGCGCCTTGGTCTACCGGTCGGCCGACCGCACGCGCTACGCGAAAGCGGGCGGTGCCGACCTGGAGGCGGAGCGAGATCGCATCGACTGGCTTAGCGCTCGGGATGTCCCGGGCCCGAAGGTCCTTGAATGGACACCGGGGCCCAGCGGCCCCGTGTTGATCACCTCAGCCGTTCGCGGCACGCCCGCCGATCAGCTGGACGCGGACGATCTGGACAGGGCGTGGCCCGCCATCGCCGAGGCAGTGCGCCGACTGCACGCACTGCCGACGGCACAGTGCCCTTTCACGCGGAATCTGGATGCGATGATGGCGCTGGCGCGTGACGTGGTGGCCCGCGATGCCGTCAATCCGGACTTCCTGCCCGATGAGGACCGTGATGTTCCTGCCGCGGAGCTCCTGGCGCGTATCGCGGCCGACGTACCGGCGCGCCTCGCCCAGGAAACCGGCGACCTGGCCGTATGCCACGGCGACTTGTGTCTGCCGAATATCCTCGTCGCTCCGGACGGCTTTTCGGTCGCCGGACTCATCGACCTCGGCAGGCTCGGGCTGGCGGATCGGCATGCGGATCTCGCATTGCTCTTCGCCAATTCGCGGGATACCTGGCCAGAGGACACCCGGGCGGCAACCGCACGTGGGCGGTTCCTGGACGTGTACGGGACACGTGCGGACCCCGATCGGCTGAAGTTCTATCTGCAGCTCGATCCGTTGACCTGGGGTTAG
- a CDS encoding ArsR/SmtB family transcription factor, whose translation MHAFDILGDSVRRRILELIQAGEMSSGAVTEVIRSEFAISQPAVSQHLKVLRDNGFATVRTEGTRRLYSLDAAPLREVDRWLDTFRRNWTPHLDALATEISRGKRHRASASPRNDKEDIA comes from the coding sequence GTGCACGCCTTCGACATACTCGGAGACTCGGTGCGCCGGCGCATTTTGGAGCTGATCCAGGCGGGGGAGATGTCCTCGGGTGCCGTTACCGAGGTGATCCGGTCGGAGTTCGCGATAAGCCAGCCTGCCGTATCACAGCACCTGAAGGTGCTGCGCGACAACGGGTTCGCGACGGTACGTACCGAAGGAACCCGGCGTCTCTACAGCCTGGACGCCGCGCCGCTCCGGGAAGTGGACCGCTGGCTCGACACCTTTCGCCGCAACTGGACTCCGCATTTGGATGCGCTGGCCACCGAGATCTCCCGCGGCAAGCGGCACCGCGCATCCGCAAGCCCCCGAAACGACAAGGAGGACATCGCGTGA
- a CDS encoding mechanosensitive ion channel domain-containing protein, protein MTDILTSPWFFWSVGIAFGLPLGLIALTEWQQALRRKHSVLVRPVSVLRNYLLPLGALLLLLIEAKRIPPEATSVRLVGTLFAFVVLVLVLSGVSATLFHGAPEGTWRKRVPAIFVDVARFVVIVVGLAMIFSYIWGANVRGLFTALGVTSIVMGLALQQSVGQIVSGLLMLFEQPFRIGDWLDTPTAHGHVVEVNWRAVHLQTDTGLQITPNSVLATSSFTNVSRPVGKHKIAIISVFSVEDPPDRVCAMLLRVAAELPQLRLDAPPLSIPLGGMEYRTTIPLLSFDDDGEAKATFLRWIWYAARREGLHLDHAAETFSTPERVADAIQTVVAPTLRIGLDDQQALISHSTVQRYGSDEKIQGSGEVPNHMLFIVAGRVRLTAVGADGAEISVGTLDEGSFLGQSTLTRQPVIGCAYAVGEVTVVQIEREQVETLVHRNPLLMQEFGRTIEERRANVRRAITSDALAESRSG, encoded by the coding sequence ATGACCGACATCCTCACGTCTCCCTGGTTCTTCTGGTCTGTTGGCATCGCCTTCGGGCTGCCCCTGGGGTTGATCGCGCTGACCGAGTGGCAACAGGCGTTGCGCCGCAAGCACAGCGTCTTGGTGCGGCCGGTCAGCGTGCTGCGCAACTATCTGCTGCCGCTCGGTGCACTCCTACTGCTGCTGATCGAGGCGAAACGGATTCCGCCCGAGGCAACGTCGGTGCGACTCGTGGGCACCCTTTTCGCCTTCGTGGTGTTGGTGCTGGTGCTCTCGGGCGTGAGCGCCACGCTCTTCCACGGTGCTCCCGAGGGGACATGGCGCAAACGGGTGCCGGCCATCTTCGTCGACGTCGCACGGTTCGTCGTGATCGTGGTCGGCCTCGCGATGATCTTTTCCTACATCTGGGGCGCAAATGTGCGGGGGCTGTTCACCGCACTCGGCGTGACATCGATCGTGATGGGACTGGCGCTGCAGCAGTCCGTCGGCCAGATCGTCTCCGGGCTGTTGATGCTCTTCGAGCAGCCGTTTCGGATAGGGGACTGGCTCGATACCCCGACCGCGCATGGCCACGTCGTCGAAGTCAATTGGCGTGCGGTGCATCTGCAGACTGACACCGGGCTGCAGATCACCCCGAACTCCGTGCTGGCCACCTCGTCGTTTACCAATGTGAGCCGCCCTGTCGGCAAGCACAAGATCGCGATCATCAGCGTGTTCTCTGTCGAAGACCCCCCAGATCGAGTGTGCGCCATGTTGCTGCGGGTAGCGGCCGAGCTGCCACAGCTCCGCCTGGATGCACCGCCATTGTCAATCCCATTGGGCGGCATGGAATATCGCACCACTATCCCACTGCTGTCCTTTGACGATGATGGCGAGGCGAAGGCGACCTTCCTGCGCTGGATCTGGTATGCCGCTCGCCGGGAAGGGCTTCACCTCGATCACGCCGCCGAGACGTTCTCCACACCGGAACGCGTCGCAGACGCGATACAGACTGTGGTCGCACCAACATTGCGGATAGGGCTGGACGACCAGCAGGCGCTGATCTCGCATTCGACAGTCCAGCGTTACGGGTCCGACGAAAAAATTCAGGGCTCAGGCGAGGTGCCGAACCACATGCTGTTCATCGTCGCGGGCCGCGTACGTCTCACCGCGGTCGGTGCGGATGGCGCGGAGATATCGGTGGGTACTCTCGACGAAGGTTCCTTTCTTGGGCAGAGCACGCTCACTCGTCAGCCGGTGATCGGTTGCGCGTATGCCGTTGGCGAAGTCACTGTCGTGCAGATCGAACGCGAGCAGGTCGAGACGCTGGTGCACCGGAACCCCTTGCTCATGCAGGAGTTTGGCCGCACGATCGAAGAACGAAGGGCTAATGTCCGCCGGGCAATCACCAGCGATGCCCTCGCAGAGAGCCGGAGCGGTTGA